The following are encoded in a window of Chryseobacterium sp. genomic DNA:
- the ligD gene encoding DNA ligase D — MALEEYRRKRSKDKTPEPFGGKSTGKELHFVVQKHDASHLHYDFRLEMDGVLKSWAVPKGPSLDPSVKRLAMMVEDHPFDYRNFEGAIPKGQYGGGTIIVWDEGTYLPAEPAKSRKKQEQQLLEQLKAGKIKFTLNGTKLKGEFALVKAHGRGDNGWLLMKLNDKYADTEDVTLKNRSVLSDKTIAEMEEAPVEVYGQKDSKKAKDETEAKTASKTSKKKTAETEKSKPAVKKPAKSVEKLLAKAPEQPFYTELAPMLATLVDKPFDSDEWLYEVKWDGYRAVAFMKEGEVTLKSRNNKSFSEKFYPVQQELAKLKMDAVLDGEVVVLDKDGKADFGKLQNWRSDSDGDLVYYVFDLLWYRGRDLKGLPLTDRRAVLSQILPKSDRIMLSQEFHTSGIEFLEAARNMDLEGIMAKRKDSVYQTKNRTKDWLKIKANKRQEVVIGGFTVNDGTKKVFSSLLVGVYEGRKLVYSGKVGTGFNTKTQKEMMNLFKPLITDKHPFTLEPDVNKPSRFRHNPPNATVTWLKPKLICEVDYTELTSDGVMRHPSFKGMRSDKKAAQVVLEQEKPVQEVVPEAEPVVTARKDPGRRTLLNPKEKTQVKKVGGHELKFTNLDKVFWPDEKLTKRDLINYYYRAAPFILPYLKDRPQSMNRFPDGIEGEGFYYKDVSGSAPSWVKTFDYTSDSDKRARKYLVGTDEASLLYMANLGCIEMNPWNSTIKKPDNPTYCILDLDPDKNSFNDVIKTAQVTRQLLDDLDIPSYCKTSGSTGLHIYIPLNNKYTYEESKEFARLLVTIVQGELPKLTTIERIIKKRGGRIYLDFLQNRPHATIAAPYSLRPKPGATVSMPLHWDEVKKGLKMKDFTIFNALERMESEGDIFKPVLGKGINLKKVIKKMEGL, encoded by the coding sequence ATGGCACTGGAAGAATACCGTAGGAAACGCTCTAAAGATAAAACACCAGAACCGTTTGGTGGGAAATCCACCGGAAAGGAACTTCATTTTGTGGTTCAGAAACACGATGCCTCGCATCTGCATTACGACTTCCGGCTGGAAATGGACGGCGTGCTGAAAAGTTGGGCTGTTCCAAAAGGGCCCTCACTGGATCCCTCAGTAAAGCGGTTGGCCATGATGGTGGAAGATCACCCTTTTGATTACCGTAACTTTGAAGGTGCCATTCCGAAAGGCCAGTACGGTGGCGGTACCATCATAGTATGGGATGAGGGCACTTATCTGCCTGCTGAACCCGCAAAAAGCCGTAAGAAACAGGAGCAGCAACTGTTGGAACAACTGAAAGCGGGGAAAATCAAATTTACACTTAACGGCACAAAACTAAAGGGCGAATTTGCCTTGGTCAAAGCGCACGGCCGTGGTGATAACGGTTGGCTGCTGATGAAGCTTAACGATAAATATGCCGACACTGAAGATGTAACTCTAAAAAACCGTTCGGTACTTTCTGATAAAACAATAGCGGAAATGGAAGAGGCCCCGGTGGAAGTGTACGGTCAGAAGGATTCCAAAAAAGCTAAAGACGAAACTGAAGCAAAAACTGCCTCCAAAACTTCAAAAAAGAAAACTGCCGAAACCGAAAAGAGTAAACCTGCGGTAAAGAAGCCTGCGAAATCTGTGGAGAAATTGCTGGCGAAGGCCCCTGAGCAGCCCTTTTATACGGAGCTTGCCCCCATGCTGGCTACACTGGTGGATAAACCCTTCGACAGTGACGAATGGCTTTACGAAGTGAAATGGGATGGTTACCGTGCGGTGGCTTTTATGAAAGAGGGTGAAGTGACCCTGAAATCGCGCAATAATAAAAGCTTCAGCGAAAAATTTTATCCCGTGCAGCAAGAACTGGCAAAACTTAAAATGGATGCGGTGCTGGATGGCGAGGTTGTGGTCCTGGACAAAGACGGAAAAGCGGACTTCGGCAAACTCCAGAATTGGCGCAGTGACTCCGACGGCGATTTGGTGTACTACGTTTTCGACTTGCTGTGGTATCGGGGCAGGGACCTGAAAGGACTCCCCCTAACCGACAGACGCGCGGTTCTGTCACAGATTCTGCCCAAATCAGACCGGATTATGCTCAGTCAGGAGTTTCATACCTCGGGTATTGAATTTCTGGAAGCTGCCCGCAATATGGATCTCGAAGGCATAATGGCCAAGCGTAAGGACAGTGTGTACCAGACCAAAAACCGAACGAAAGACTGGCTTAAGATCAAAGCCAACAAAAGGCAGGAGGTGGTAATAGGTGGATTCACCGTGAATGACGGTACCAAAAAAGTGTTCAGCAGCTTGTTGGTGGGTGTCTATGAGGGCAGGAAACTCGTATACAGTGGTAAGGTAGGCACCGGCTTTAATACTAAGACCCAAAAGGAAATGATGAATCTCTTTAAACCGCTGATTACGGATAAGCATCCTTTCACTCTGGAACCTGATGTAAACAAACCATCCCGTTTCCGCCACAATCCACCCAACGCCACTGTTACCTGGTTAAAACCTAAACTTATCTGTGAAGTGGATTACACTGAGCTTACATCAGACGGCGTAATGCGCCATCCCTCTTTCAAAGGAATGCGGTCCGATAAAAAAGCCGCGCAGGTGGTTCTGGAACAGGAAAAACCGGTGCAGGAAGTCGTTCCTGAAGCAGAGCCGGTGGTTACTGCACGGAAAGATCCGGGGCGGAGGACCCTGCTGAATCCGAAAGAAAAAACCCAGGTAAAAAAGGTTGGCGGCCATGAACTGAAATTTACCAATTTAGATAAGGTATTCTGGCCCGATGAAAAACTTACAAAACGCGATCTGATAAATTACTATTACCGCGCCGCTCCTTTTATTTTGCCGTATCTGAAAGACAGACCTCAAAGTATGAACCGCTTTCCGGACGGTATAGAGGGTGAAGGTTTCTATTATAAAGACGTTTCTGGTAGCGCTCCTTCTTGGGTGAAAACTTTTGACTATACCAGCGACTCTGATAAACGTGCCCGAAAATATCTGGTTGGTACGGACGAAGCATCACTGCTCTATATGGCGAATTTGGGTTGTATTGAGATGAACCCGTGGAATTCCACTATAAAGAAGCCTGATAATCCCACCTACTGCATTCTCGATTTGGACCCCGATAAGAATTCATTTAATGACGTCATCAAAACTGCGCAGGTAACCCGCCAGCTGCTGGACGACCTTGATATTCCCTCATACTGCAAGACCAGCGGTTCCACAGGTCTCCACATCTACATTCCGCTCAATAATAAATATACCTATGAAGAGTCAAAGGAATTTGCGCGCCTTTTGGTCACAATTGTACAGGGTGAGCTCCCCAAACTAACAACAATTGAAAGAATTATTAAAAAACGCGGAGGCAGGATTTATCTTGATTTTCTGCAGAACCGTCCGCATGCCACTATTGCCGCACCTTACTCCCTGCGGCCCAAACCCGGGGCGACTGTGTCAATGCCGCTGCATTGGGACGAAGTGAAGAAAGGTTTGAAGATGAAGGATTTTACCATTTTTAATGCGCTGGAGCGAATGGAAAGTGAGGGCGATATTTTCAAACCCGTTCTGGGCAAAGGCATTAACCTCAAAAAGGTGATTAAGAAAATGGAAGGGCTTTAG
- the udk gene encoding uridine kinase, translating to MLVIGIAGGTGSGKTTVVNKIMQQLNTEGVNVLSQDNYYHDNQSLTLAEREVLNYDHPKSIDFELLLRHVQMLKNNEHIEQPIYSFVTHSRTGDHVVVEPKNVLIVEGILVLTHPELLKEYDLKVFVHADSDERLIRRIRRDTQERGRDLQEVLHRYQNTLKPMHHEFIEPSKNEADLIVPNMKHNTVAIDFLSTVINNSLKKVH from the coding sequence ATGCTGGTTATCGGAATCGCAGGCGGAACAGGATCGGGTAAGACTACCGTGGTCAATAAGATTATGCAACAGTTAAATACTGAAGGCGTGAACGTGCTTTCGCAGGATAACTATTACCATGATAACCAGTCGCTTACCCTTGCCGAAAGGGAAGTCCTGAATTACGACCATCCAAAATCCATTGATTTTGAACTTCTCCTGCGCCACGTTCAGATGCTGAAAAACAATGAGCACATCGAACAGCCCATTTATTCTTTCGTTACCCACTCCCGGACCGGTGACCATGTTGTTGTGGAACCAAAGAATGTCCTTATTGTGGAAGGAATTCTGGTCCTTACCCATCCTGAACTGCTGAAGGAATATGATTTGAAGGTTTTCGTACATGCCGATTCAGACGAAAGGCTGATCCGCCGCATCCGCCGCGATACGCAGGAAAGAGGCCGCGATCTGCAGGAAGTTCTGCACCGCTACCAGAATACCCTGAAACCTATGCACCATGAGTTCATTGAACCGTCAAAGAATGAGGCTGATCTCATTGTACCCAATATGAAACACAATACGGTGGCAATTGACTTTCTTTCAACAGTCATTAATAATTCACTTAAAAAAGTACACTGA
- a CDS encoding class I SAM-dependent methyltransferase, producing the protein MIRKEIQDYIRANIATDLPTLVLRRSPFPDYSMQEIAQQVKGLKVATKKFPFLLKEGIEFPPGLNLEQASSQSTGQFKARDLKGEKFLDLTCGFGIDAWFMSENFSEITLVEQNPELIEIVKHNWELLGRKANFVDGSLESFLKRNRERFDLVYLDPARRDQNKNKKFLLEDLSPNLMEIQEDLFRISNHIIIKLSPLIDISYLLDAVRNISKIQIIAVRNEVRELVLHLHPDTTAVPVIEAINLETAEPAFEFLVGEEAECTPEYAEPEQFLYLPSTAVLKSGAFNLLASRFGLKKLHPNTHLYTSEVRIENFSGRVLRVETVESKSIKKGEKFNIVSRNHPLTPDQIRKKYRISDGGSRYLIFTQSVKGKIILKSV; encoded by the coding sequence ATGATTAGAAAAGAGATTCAGGATTACATCCGTGCGAATATTGCCACCGATCTGCCCACTTTAGTTTTGCGCAGGAGCCCGTTCCCTGATTACTCCATGCAGGAAATCGCTCAGCAGGTAAAAGGTCTCAAAGTGGCTACAAAAAAATTTCCTTTTCTGCTGAAAGAAGGAATAGAGTTTCCGCCGGGACTCAACCTGGAGCAGGCCTCTTCCCAGTCTACGGGTCAGTTTAAAGCCCGGGACCTTAAGGGTGAAAAATTTCTGGACCTTACCTGTGGTTTCGGTATCGATGCCTGGTTTATGTCGGAGAATTTCAGTGAGATTACACTTGTTGAACAAAATCCGGAACTGATTGAAATAGTGAAGCATAATTGGGAGCTTCTGGGTCGTAAGGCAAATTTCGTTGATGGTTCGCTGGAATCATTTCTGAAGCGAAACCGTGAGAGATTTGATCTGGTTTATCTGGATCCGGCGCGGAGGGACCAAAATAAGAACAAAAAATTCCTGCTGGAAGACCTTTCGCCCAACCTGATGGAGATTCAGGAAGATTTGTTCAGGATTTCAAATCATATCATCATTAAACTTTCACCGCTCATTGATATATCCTATTTGTTGGATGCTGTCCGGAACATCAGCAAAATACAGATTATAGCAGTACGCAACGAAGTCAGGGAATTGGTGCTTCATCTTCATCCGGATACCACAGCAGTTCCGGTTATTGAAGCTATCAACCTGGAAACCGCCGAACCTGCATTTGAATTTTTGGTAGGTGAAGAAGCTGAATGCACACCGGAGTATGCCGAACCCGAACAGTTTCTGTATCTGCCCAGCACAGCTGTCCTGAAGAGCGGCGCTTTCAACCTTCTAGCTTCAAGATTTGGATTGAAAAAACTGCATCCGAATACCCATTTGTACACCTCCGAGGTTCGGATAGAAAATTTCTCCGGCAGAGTGCTGCGGGTGGAAACCGTGGAAAGTAAATCAATAAAAAAGGGTGAAAAATTTAATATCGTATCCAGGAACCATCCTTTGACTCCGGACCAAATCAGAAAAAAGTACAGGATTTCCGACGGTGGCAGCCGGTATCTGATATTTACGCAGTCCGTTAAGGGTAAAATAATATTGAAATCGGTTTAA
- a CDS encoding SPFH domain-containing protein has translation MAFLGIIGFLALITLFASFFTVKQATAAIVERLGKFHSVRQSGLHLKIPYIDQVTKRMNLRIQQLDVIIDTKTLDNVFVRMKVSVQYQVIKEQVADAFYRLENPENQITSYVFDVVRAEVPKMKLDDVFVRKDDIAIAVKGELQEAMQSYGYDIIKALVTDIDPDEQVKHAMNRINAAEREKTAAEYESEAQRIRIVAVAKAEAESKKLQGQGIADQRREIAKGLEESVKMLNSANISSQEASALIIITQHYDTLHSIGASNRSNLVLLPNTPTSASTMLNDLVVSMAATQKMDDLSKPGVPEPPKQHRH, from the coding sequence ATGGCTTTTTTAGGTATTATTGGTTTTCTCGCGCTTATCACGCTCTTTGCCTCATTCTTTACGGTGAAGCAGGCTACGGCTGCGATTGTAGAAAGACTCGGAAAATTTCATTCGGTGCGGCAGTCCGGACTGCACCTCAAGATTCCTTACATCGATCAGGTGACAAAAAGGATGAACCTGCGGATCCAGCAGCTTGATGTAATCATCGACACAAAAACCCTGGATAATGTATTTGTTCGTATGAAAGTGTCTGTACAGTATCAGGTGATTAAGGAGCAGGTGGCAGACGCTTTTTACCGTTTGGAGAATCCTGAAAATCAGATCACTTCTTATGTATTTGATGTAGTAAGGGCAGAAGTGCCAAAGATGAAGTTGGATGATGTTTTTGTGCGTAAAGACGATATTGCCATCGCTGTAAAAGGTGAATTGCAGGAAGCGATGCAGAGTTATGGATACGACATCATCAAGGCTCTTGTAACAGATATCGATCCGGACGAACAGGTGAAGCATGCCATGAACAGGATAAACGCTGCCGAACGTGAAAAAACCGCTGCCGAGTACGAGTCCGAAGCACAGAGAATACGTATCGTAGCAGTAGCTAAAGCGGAAGCGGAATCCAAGAAACTTCAGGGGCAGGGTATTGCCGACCAGAGACGCGAGATTGCCAAAGGTCTGGAAGAGTCTGTAAAAATGCTGAACTCCGCCAACATCAGTTCCCAGGAAGCATCGGCACTAATAATCATTACACAACACTATGACACACTTCACTCCATTGGCGCAAGCAACAGAAGCAACCTCGTTCTTTTACCTAATACACCTACTTCGGCCAGTACAATGCTGAATGACCTCGTGGTATCCATGGCAGCGACCCAGAAGATGGACGATCTGTCCAAACCGGGCGTGCCCGAGCCACCCAAACAGCATCGTCATTAA
- a CDS encoding type I restriction enzyme HsdR N-terminal domain-containing protein: MQLPKLNFREDYNFRFRRDKDNLFIYDLTRKSYLLLTPEEWVRQHWIHYFLSSKGYSASALISEKKVVLHGLTKRVDLLVTEKTTPKILVECKAPTITLTEKTFEQTARYNSVIGAPEIILTNGLQHINARYSDKGYEFYQFDY, encoded by the coding sequence TTGCAACTGCCAAAACTTAATTTTCGGGAAGACTATAACTTCCGTTTCAGGAGAGACAAAGATAACTTATTTATTTATGACCTTACCCGGAAAAGCTACCTTCTGCTTACTCCGGAAGAATGGGTCAGGCAGCACTGGATCCATTATTTCCTCAGCAGCAAAGGCTATTCAGCATCGGCATTAATATCAGAAAAGAAGGTAGTTCTGCACGGGCTGACCAAACGTGTAGACCTGCTGGTAACGGAGAAAACCACCCCTAAAATCCTGGTAGAATGTAAAGCGCCTACGATAACGCTTACTGAAAAAACTTTTGAGCAGACCGCGCGCTATAACTCGGTAATCGGTGCACCTGAAATAATACTGACGAATGGCCTGCAGCACATCAACGCAAGATATTCCGATAAAGGTTACGAGTTTTATCAGTTTGACTATTAA
- the holA gene encoding DNA polymerase III subunit delta — MKDLELLLKNIKNKALLPVYFFHGEEPYYIDIAVKSLENDVLTEDEKSFGQTVLYGKDTSIPEIISLAQQFPMFGELNLIIVKEAQDLKLGEDELKSLAFYLENPVPTTVLVFAHKHKKLDSRKKVTKILTSNNWIFLSEPVKDYQLAKWIADECKANQIKTAPNISHLLADYLGNDLSRIANELGKLKMVMKEGQELDEKLVETHIGISKDFNVFELQKALANKNQAAALRIAFFMGKSPKTNPFPMIIGNLYNYFSNIIIYHTMQGQSPQAMATAMNVNPYFIKDFAESARFYPLKHATRVISLLRESDLKNKGLGANQTDDAELLRELTYKILNVDRLKVSV; from the coding sequence ATGAAAGATTTAGAATTATTGCTCAAAAATATTAAAAATAAAGCACTTCTTCCCGTCTATTTTTTTCACGGTGAGGAGCCTTATTATATTGACATCGCTGTAAAAAGTCTGGAAAACGATGTTTTAACCGAGGACGAGAAATCCTTTGGGCAAACAGTGCTCTACGGAAAAGATACCTCGATACCGGAGATTATTTCCCTGGCACAGCAGTTTCCTATGTTTGGCGAGTTGAACCTCATCATTGTAAAAGAAGCTCAGGACCTTAAACTGGGTGAGGATGAACTGAAATCCCTTGCGTTTTATCTTGAAAATCCTGTGCCTACCACCGTTTTGGTTTTTGCCCATAAACATAAGAAGCTGGACAGCCGGAAAAAAGTTACTAAAATCCTGACTAGTAACAACTGGATTTTCCTGAGCGAACCCGTAAAGGATTATCAGCTTGCCAAATGGATTGCCGACGAGTGCAAAGCCAATCAAATAAAGACCGCACCCAATATCTCCCATTTGCTGGCAGATTACCTGGGCAACGACCTTTCCCGTATTGCCAATGAACTGGGTAAACTGAAAATGGTGATGAAGGAAGGTCAGGAGCTGGACGAAAAACTGGTGGAAACCCACATAGGCATCAGCAAGGATTTCAATGTCTTCGAACTTCAGAAAGCTTTGGCCAACAAAAACCAGGCGGCCGCCCTCAGGATCGCCTTTTTCATGGGCAAAAGCCCCAAGACTAATCCTTTTCCAATGATTATTGGGAACCTGTACAATTATTTCTCAAACATCATTATCTATCACACCATGCAAGGCCAGAGTCCACAGGCTATGGCTACCGCTATGAATGTGAATCCCTACTTTATAAAGGATTTTGCCGAATCGGCGCGTTTCTATCCCTTAAAACATGCTACCCGGGTCATTTCTCTGCTCCGCGAATCCGATCTCAAGAACAAAGGGCTTGGTGCCAACCAGACCGATGATGCTGAACTTCTGCGGGAGCTAACCTACAAAATACTGAATGTAGACAGGCTGAAGGTAAGCGTTTAA
- a CDS encoding bifunctional transcriptional activator/DNA repair enzyme AdaA — protein sequence MQLTNEIMYQASVDKNPDFEGVFWMGVKTTGIFCRPTCRARKPKAENVEFFHSTHAALNNGYRPCKVCKPLENPDETPAGISGILQKLANDPSVKIADRDLAARGMEPVAVRRWFTKHHGMTFQAFQRMHRLNSAVKKLKQGHSVLDTAYDSGFESVSGFGDGFSKIFGTSPANGKYQKVIDLKRIETPVGTMYAAAVEAGICMLEFGDRSTLESTLTKIATALNGRVVPGNNPHFDLLERELAEYFNCRRKVFTVPLSPIGTDFQKKVWEVLRKIPYGDTWTYSRQAEFLGDVKKVRAVANANGMNRISIVIPCHRVIGSNGTLTGYGGGVWRKQKLLELERNVLKNSAD from the coding sequence ATGCAGCTTACAAACGAAATCATGTACCAGGCTTCGGTGGATAAAAATCCTGACTTTGAAGGAGTTTTCTGGATGGGCGTAAAGACCACTGGGATTTTTTGCCGGCCAACATGCCGGGCCCGGAAGCCCAAAGCGGAAAATGTGGAGTTCTTCCACAGTACGCATGCAGCGCTGAATAATGGCTACCGTCCCTGTAAAGTCTGTAAACCTCTGGAAAACCCGGACGAAACTCCAGCCGGCATCAGCGGAATACTTCAGAAACTCGCAAACGATCCATCAGTTAAAATTGCAGACCGCGATTTAGCTGCCCGTGGGATGGAACCCGTAGCCGTACGCAGGTGGTTTACAAAACACCATGGAATGACCTTTCAGGCTTTCCAAAGGATGCACCGTCTGAATTCGGCTGTAAAGAAGCTGAAGCAGGGTCACAGTGTCCTGGATACTGCCTACGACAGTGGTTTTGAAAGCGTTAGCGGATTCGGCGATGGATTCAGTAAAATCTTCGGCACCTCACCGGCTAACGGAAAGTATCAGAAAGTAATCGACTTAAAGAGGATTGAAACACCCGTGGGAACCATGTATGCCGCGGCGGTTGAGGCAGGTATCTGTATGTTGGAATTTGGCGACCGCTCCACGCTGGAATCCACGCTTACCAAAATAGCTACTGCGCTGAACGGCAGAGTAGTGCCGGGAAATAATCCCCACTTTGACTTGCTTGAGAGGGAGTTGGCAGAATACTTTAACTGCAGAAGAAAAGTCTTTACAGTGCCGCTTTCGCCTATAGGCACAGATTTCCAGAAAAAGGTTTGGGAGGTTCTGCGTAAAATACCTTATGGTGACACCTGGACCTACAGCAGGCAGGCTGAATTTTTAGGGGATGTAAAGAAGGTACGTGCTGTGGCCAATGCCAATGGGATGAACCGGATATCAATCGTCATTCCGTGTCACCGTGTAATCGGAAGCAACGGCACCCTTACCGGATATGGCGGGGGCGTTTGGCGCAAGCAGAAACTGCTGGAACTGGAAAGAAATGTACTGAAAAATTCAGCTGATTAA
- a CDS encoding FtsB family cell division protein, translating into MAKNDPLIKPIRPKSPLEKFVRKYIVNKYFVTVFSFLVWMVFFDSTSFLVINELNSEINKYQEQLAYYQSEYRKNDEFYRRLMNNKDEKEKYARENYFMKKPNEEIFILVVDSSKVKKQP; encoded by the coding sequence ATGGCTAAGAATGACCCGCTAATAAAGCCCATCAGGCCAAAATCGCCGCTGGAAAAATTCGTCCGGAAATATATTGTTAATAAATATTTCGTTACGGTTTTCAGTTTCCTGGTCTGGATGGTTTTTTTCGACAGTACATCATTTCTGGTTATCAATGAACTGAACAGTGAAATTAATAAATATCAGGAGCAACTGGCCTATTATCAGTCCGAATACCGTAAAAATGACGAATTCTACCGCCGGCTCATGAACAATAAGGATGAAAAGGAAAAGTATGCCCGTGAAAATTATTTCATGAAGAAACCTAATGAAGAGATCTTCATCCTTGTGGTAGACAGTTCCAAAGTAAAGAAGCAACCCTAA
- a CDS encoding methylmalonyl-CoA mutase family protein: MFAKTTLSDWENLVQKQLKTEDIYSVLQKENLEGITVRPYHEAVQKPLSLLPKVEESTQLVSRYNESLEQDVIAFLLDMNVENLEEKSIFINNKELAEHISPEETNSYYSLIDVFSETTGEMDRQLGTELLAKAFNRNICVDVSLHQNSGAAIYQQLGIALAKAKDLAEAFGPEVLDKLVFRFAVSANYFFEIAKIRAFKLVFAQLAKEFDLQSVPYIFVETSLRNKSKNDPENNLIRSAVELSAAMIGGADAVFSNDYMLDSGNSLSTEVSFKQQIVLAYESIINVFEDGANGSYYVEDLTRQLAAKAWAFFIEMEQAGGYSDMMKKGELQKLIYTQALEEQKWVEDGRLKVIGVNMYPKREKTREAGELYSADELRAVRLAQMFE; encoded by the coding sequence ATGTTTGCAAAGACCACACTCAGCGACTGGGAAAACTTAGTTCAGAAACAGCTTAAAACAGAAGACATCTATTCCGTTCTGCAGAAAGAAAACCTGGAGGGAATCACCGTTAGGCCTTACCACGAGGCGGTGCAGAAACCATTGTCGCTGTTGCCCAAAGTGGAGGAGTCTACCCAGTTGGTGTCCCGGTACAACGAAAGCCTGGAACAGGATGTTATTGCCTTTCTGCTGGATATGAATGTTGAAAACCTGGAAGAGAAAAGCATTTTCATCAACAATAAGGAACTTGCCGAGCACATCTCGCCGGAAGAAACTAACAGTTACTACTCACTTATAGATGTTTTTTCCGAAACTACAGGCGAAATGGATCGGCAGTTGGGAACGGAACTGTTGGCAAAAGCTTTTAACAGGAATATCTGTGTTGATGTTTCCCTGCATCAGAACTCCGGGGCTGCAATATACCAGCAATTGGGCATCGCATTGGCTAAGGCAAAGGATCTGGCTGAAGCTTTTGGTCCTGAAGTTTTGGACAAACTGGTCTTCCGCTTTGCGGTTAGTGCCAACTACTTCTTCGAAATTGCGAAGATCCGCGCTTTCAAACTGGTTTTTGCCCAGTTGGCTAAAGAATTTGATCTCCAAAGCGTACCTTATATTTTTGTGGAAACCTCCCTGCGGAACAAATCCAAAAATGACCCGGAAAACAACCTGATCCGTTCCGCCGTAGAACTTTCAGCTGCCATGATTGGTGGTGCCGATGCGGTATTTTCCAATGACTATATGCTGGACAGCGGAAATTCCCTATCCACAGAAGTGTCGTTTAAGCAGCAGATTGTTTTGGCTTACGAAAGTATCATAAATGTTTTTGAAGACGGTGCCAACGGCAGTTATTATGTAGAAGACCTTACTCGGCAGTTGGCAGCAAAAGCCTGGGCATTTTTCATTGAAATGGAGCAGGCCGGTGGTTATTCCGATATGATGAAGAAGGGTGAACTGCAAAAACTGATCTATACGCAGGCTCTTGAAGAACAGAAATGGGTAGAAGACGGACGTCTGAAAGTGATCGGTGTAAATATGTACCCAAAACGGGAAAAGACAAGGGAGGCCGGCGAACTTTACAGTGCAGATGAACTCCGTGCGGTAAGGCTTGCGCAGATGTTTGAATAA
- a CDS encoding DUF3606 domain-containing protein: protein MADNKNKKGKQDRNQVSGSENYEIQYFKEKMGVSSQAVTGAMRATGSNDRKVLEDYLKKRYSK from the coding sequence ATGGCTGATAATAAAAACAAAAAAGGTAAACAGGACCGTAACCAGGTCAGCGGTTCGGAGAACTACGAAATTCAGTATTTTAAGGAAAAGATGGGCGTAAGCTCACAGGCTGTAACCGGTGCCATGCGAGCGACCGGATCAAACGACAGAAAAGTTCTGGAAGACTACCTTAAAAAGCGCTACAGCAAATAA